In Vitis riparia cultivar Riparia Gloire de Montpellier isolate 1030 chromosome 19, EGFV_Vit.rip_1.0, whole genome shotgun sequence, the following proteins share a genomic window:
- the LOC117909474 gene encoding kinesin-like protein KIN-14Q — protein sequence MVGDCDDDQWIDPLLITDASLQQQVSQYPLSFTASAMADPLDFNSNIKEDVSCEDQSLETISSQNFNDPLADSVCDGRSILGFSLTSPDLVICTGSPDIPIKSHGDSLTFLRNEFQKNAESSINISLEKGINGLEIQGAHETPPGKTSTLWQTTNEDVFLEASFELPPPPMTQENLLKDLPSAISVNDDCMDSPEVPSGETFYVIKNDSPPSLGEDDSLKLMELPQKIEFGSLKGSDECEVEGEFQKLQKEYEFQKKELTETRRALEELKRENKLKTRECQEAWKSLQELQNELMRKSMHVGSLAFAIEGQVKEKSKWFSSLRSLKRKLKVLKLEHINLSQEVSSYKKCLADMNEMSSTIQSTMKQQTDSYEHLKVKFIEGVKEQKELYNKVLELKGNIRVFCRCRPLNDEEIAAGASMAIDFESAKDGELTVKSNGAPKKTFKFDAVFGPLANQADVFEDTAPFAASVLDGYNVCIFAYGQTGTGKTFTMEGTDEARGVNFRTLEELFHIIKERQQQFRYDISVSVLEVYNEQIRDLLVTGTQPGVVTRRLEIRQVGEGIHHVPGLVEAHVNNTSEVWEVLQTGSNARAVSSTNANEHSSRSHCIHCVMVKGENLLNGECTRSKLWLVDLAGSERVAKTEVQGERLKETQNINRSLSALGDVISSLATKSPHIPFRNSKLTHLLQDSLGGDSKTLMFVQISPNENDLSETLCSLNFASRVKGIELGPAKKQLDSSELLRYKQLVDKTKLDVKSKDVQIKKMEETIHGLDLKVKERDLKNKNLQDKVKELESQLLVERKLARQHVDTKIAEQLLLQQQLKQQQQQQEEQTAAPMRPPLASRPLGSYKNVEETTNNSMCKDPVNLTTKPLSENCNSHKPPMPLPPTDGFVKYIDPMEKENNPEVAEQLPIPKRTGRASICTTARRIPVAPAPRRNSLIPLPSAPSSARSPPSFLPLPPIESDNKEDTDGQEANCLPEQTAWSSPKGLKASEGKKLGSILRRSLQRKIHMKSPMQQMRKGGINVGMEKVRVSIGSRGRMTYRGMLSNARRGGTMQQKQSQKDKERGWNIGTAGRTGI from the exons ATGGTTGGGGATTGTGATGATGATCAATGGATTGACCCACTGCTCATAACCGACGCCTCTTTGCAGCAGCAAGTCTCGCAGT ACCCACTCAGCTTCACTGCTTCTGCAATGGCAGATCCACTCGATTTTAATTCGAACATCAAAGAGG ATGTTTCTTGTGAAGATCAAAGCTTGGAAACAATTAGCAGTCAGAATTTCAATGACCCACTTGCAGATAGTGTTTGTGATG GTCGGTCAATTTTGGGGTTTTCTCTGACATCTCCAGATTTGGTTATCTGCACTGGTTCGCCAGACATCCCCATAAAAAGCCACGGAGATTCCCTTACTTTCTTGAGGAATGAGTTTCAGAAGAATGCGGAATCCTCCATTAATATATCCTTAGAGAAAGGCATCAATGGGTTAGAAATTCAAGGTGCCCATGAGACCCCACCTGGAAAGACTTCAACATTGTGGCAAACCACGAATGAAGATGTGTTTCTTGAAGCTTCATTTGAGCTTCCTCCACCACCAATGACCCAAGAAAATTTGCTCAAAGATCTCCCGTCTGCTATAAGCGTCAATGACGATTGCATGGACAGCCCTGAGGTTCCGAGTGGAGAAACCTTTTatgtcataaaaaatgattCTCCCCCAA GCTTAGGAGAAGATGACTCTCTTAAACTTATGGAGTTGCCTCAAAAGATTGAATTTGGATCACTGAAA GGTAGTGATGAGTGTGAGGTGGAAGGAGAATTTCAGAAGTTGCAAAAAGAATATGAGTTCCAAAAGAAGGAACTGACAGAAACAAGGAGAGCTTTAGAGGAGCTTAAGAGGGAGAACAAACTCAAGACCAGAGAATGTCAAGAAGCTTGGAAGTCTTTGCAGGAGCTCCAGAATGAGCTCATGCGAAAATCAATGCACGTTGGGTCTTTGG CTTTTGCCATTGAGGGACAAGTGAAAGAGAAGAGCAAATGGTTCTCGTCCTTGAGGAGCTTGAAAAGAAAGTTGAAG GTTTTGAAATTAGAACACATTAATCTGTCCCAAGAGGTTTCATCATATAAGAAGTGCCTTGCAGATATGAATGAAATGAGCTCTACCATTCAGTCTACAA TGAAACAGCAAACAGATTCCTATGAACATCTTAAGGTCAAATTTATTGAAGGGGTTAAGGAACAGAAGGAACTTTACAATAAGGTTTTAGAGTTGAAAG GAAACATAAGGGTGTTTTGCCGATGTAGGCCACtaaatgatgaagaaattgcAGCTGGAGCTTCAATGGCAATTGACTTTGAATCTGCTAAGGACGGCGAGCTTACAGTAAAATCAAATGGGGCACCCAAGAAAACCTTCAAGTTTGATGCTGTTTTTGGTCCCCTGGCAAACCAAG CTGATGTTTTTGAAGACACTGCACCATTTGCAGCCTCAGTTCTAGATGGGTACAATGTCTGTATATTTGCTTATGGGCAGACTGGAACAGGGAAGACTTTCACAATGGAGGGCACTGATGAAGCTCGTGGAGTTAACTTTAGGACTCTTGAAGAGCTGTTTCACATTATCAAGGAGCGGCAGCAGCAATTCCGATATGATATATCTGTTAGTGTCCTAGAAGTTTATAATGAGCAAATACGAGATTTGCTAGTTACAGGAACTCAGCCTGGAGTTGTCACAAGGAG GCTTGAAATAAGGCAAGTGGGTGAAGGAATACATCATGTGCCTGGACTGGTTGAAGCGCATGTGAACAACACGAGTGAGGTCTGGGAAGTTCTACAAACTGGCAGTAATGCAAGGGCTGTCAGTTCAACTAATGCTAATGAGCACAGCAGCCGATCCCACTG CATACACTGTGTGATGGTGAAAGGAGAGAATTTGCTGAATGGAGAATGCACAAGAAGCAAGCTATGGCTTGTTGACCTAGCAGGAAGTGAGAGAGTAGCCAAGACTGAAGTACAAGGAGAAAGGCTCAAGGAAACCCAAAACATTAACCGTTCTCTTTCAGCTCTTGGAGATGTCATTTCTTCACTTGCAACTAAAAGTCCACACATCCCCTTCAG GAACTCCAAGCTGACCCACTTACTTCAAGACTCTCTAG GAGGAGACTCCAAGACGCTCATGTTTGTACAGATCAGTCCTAATGAGAATGACTTGAGTGAGACTCTTTGCTCACTCAATTTTGCAAGTAGAGTGAAAGGAATAGAGTTAGGTCCTGCAAAGAAGCAATTGGACAGTTCTGAACTCCTAAGATACAAACAACTG GTTGATAAAACAAAGCTAGATGTAAAGAGCAAAGATGTGCAAATTAAGAAGATGGAGGAAACAATCCATGGTTTAGACctaaaagtgaaagaaagagaccttaaaaacaaaaacctacAAGACAAG GTAAAAGAATTGGAATCGCAGCTTCTAGTAGAGAGAAAACTGGCACGACAGCATGTGGACACCAAAATAGCTGAGCAGCTGTTACTGCAGCAACAACTGAAAcaacaacagcagcagcagGAGGAGCAAACTGCTGCACCCATGAGGCCACCACTTGCAAGCCGGCCTTTGGGAAGTTACAAGAATGTGGAAGAAACAACAAATAACTCAATGTGCAAAGATCCAGTAAATCTCACTACTAAACCTCTTAGTGAGAACTGCAACAGCCACAAACCTCCCATGCCCCTTCCACCAACAGATGGCTTTGTCAAGTACATTGATCccatggaaaaagaaaacaatcctGAGGTGGCTGAACAACTACCAATCCCAAAGAGGACAGGAAGAGCCTCTATCTGCACAACAGCAAGGAGGATTCCAGTAGCTCCTGCTCCACGACGCAACTCTCTAATCCCACTCCCCAGTGCACCAAGCTCCGCACGGTCTCCACCATCATTTTTACCACTGCCACCTATTGAATCCGATAATAAAGAAGATACAGATGGTCAAGAAGCTAACTGCCTGCCTGAACAAACTGCTTGGAGTAGTCCCAAAGGACTCAAGGCTAGTGAGGGTAAGAAGCTAGGCAGCATACTGAGACGAAGCCTTCAAAGAAAGATTCACATGAAGTCCCCAATGCAGCAAATGAGAAAAGGTGGTATAAATGTAGGGATGGAGAAGGTTAGAGTCTCCATTGGAAGCCGAGGAAGAATGACATATAGAGGGATGCTCAGCAATGCTAGAAGAGGGGGAACAATGCAGCAAAAGCAGAGCCAGAAGGACAAGGAAAGGGGGTGGAATATAGGAACAGCAGGGAGAACTGGCATATAA
- the LOC117908680 gene encoding endoplasmic reticulum oxidoreductin-1-like isoform X1: MAESREKKESRRQVWRWSLGAPLLAVLVATAITSIAFPEISLFNGNTNDNRKFCHCAQDSRKFTGIVEDCCCHYETVSLNEEVLHPQLQELVTMPFFRYFKVKLRCNCPFWPDDGMCKLRDCSVCECPESEFPEPFKSPFKRTLQSDNLACQEGKPQATVDRTLDSKAFRGWIETDNPWTNDDETDNAEMTYVNLQLNPECYTGYAGPSARRIWDAIYSENCPNHSHGETLQEKNLLYKLISGLHSSISIHIAADYLLDETTNLMSFSAWPTNQTGVLIKYAHKWGQNLGLMHDRVLRYPDRVRNLYFTFLFVLRAMRKASAYLEQAEYNTGNHAEDLKTQSLMTQLLCNPKLQAACPLSFDEAKLWQGQSGPELKQQFQKQFKHISALMDCVGCEKCRLWGKLQILGLGTALKILFSVDDQNHTPLQLQRNEVIALVNLLSRLSVSFKLVNEIRPSAEKLMGGQISAAPVLENRPWQRIWEFMDRLRLRKSPL, from the exons ATGGCAGAAAGCagagagaagaaagagagtAGGAGACAAGTGTGGAGGTGGTCTTTGGGGGCTCCTCTCCTTGCTGTCTTAGTGGCGACTGCAATCACCTCAATCGCTTTTCCCGAAATCTCGCTTTTTAACGGCAACACCAACGACAATCGGAAGTTCTGCCACTGTGCTCag GATTCGCGGAAATTCACTGGCATTGTTGAGGACTGCTGTTGTCATTATGAGACAGTTAGTCTTAATGAGGAAGTCTTGCATCCTCAGCTCCAAGAACTTGTCACAATGCCCTTCTTCCGATATTTTAAG GTTAAGCTGCGGTGTAACTGCCCTTTTTGGCCTGATGATGGTATGTGCAAGCTGCGTGATTGCAGTGTTTGTGAATGTCCTGAAAGTGAATTTCCAGAACCTTTTAAGAGCCCATTTAAACGCACTCTTCAATCTGACAATTTAGCCTGTCAAGAGGGAAAGCCACAGGCTACAGTGGATCGGACACTAGATAGTAAAGCTTTCAGAGGTTGGATAGAAACAGATAATCCATGGACAAATGATGATGAGACTGATAATG CTGAGATGACATATGTAAATCTCCAATTGAACCCTGAATGTTACACTGGCTATGCTGGTCCGTCCGCCAGAAGAATATGGGATGCTATCTATTCAGAAAATTGTCCAAACC ATTCACATGGAGAGACTCTCCAAGAGAAAAATTTGTTGTACAAATTAATATCCGGTCTTCACTCCTCAATCTCAATCCACATAGCTGCTGATTATCTCCTTGATGAAACTACCAACCTG ATGAGCTTCAGTGCATGGCCTACTAATCAAACAGGGGTTTTGATCAAATATGCCCATAAG TGGGGCCAAAATCTTGGGCTGATGCATGATCGAGTTTTGAGATACCCTGATCGAGTTAGAAACCTGTACTTCACTTTCCTTTTTGTTCTCCGTGCCATGAGAAAA GCATCAGCTTATTTGGAGCAGGCTGAGTACAACACAGGTAACCATGCAGAGGACCTAAAAACACAATCCTTGATGACGCAGCTCCTTTGCAATCCCAAACTCCAAGCTGCATGTCCACTTTCTTTTGATGAAGCTAAGCTGTGGCAAGGCCAAAGTGGACCTGAACTGAAACAACAGTTTCAAAAGCAGTTCAAACACATTAG TGCCTTGATGGACTGTGTTGGATGTGAGAAGTGCCGGCTTTGGGGAAAGCTTCAGATTCTTGGTCTTGGCACTGCTTTAAAAATCCTCTTCTCTGTTGATGATCAAAACCACACACCT CTGCAGTTGCAACGGAATGAAGTGATTGCTCTGGTAAATCTGCTCAGCCGCCTCTCAGTATCTTTCAAACTTGTCAATGAAATCAGGCCTTCAGCTGAGAAGTTAATGGGAGGACAGATTTCTGCAGCTCCAGTTCTAGAAAACAGGCCATGGCAAAGAATATGGGAGTTCATGGATAGACTCCG GTTAAGGAAGTCACCATTGTAA
- the LOC117908680 gene encoding endoplasmic reticulum oxidoreductin-1-like isoform X2: protein MAESREKKESRRQVWRWSLGAPLLAVLVATAITSIAFPEISLFNGNTNDNRKFCHCAQDSRKFTGIVEDCCCHYETVSLNEEVLHPQLQELVTMPFFRYFKVKLRCNCPFWPDDGMCKLRDCSVCECPESEFPEPFKSPFKRTLQSDNLACQEGKPQATVDRTLDSKAFRGWIETDNPWTNDDETDNAEMTYVNLQLNPECYTGYAGPSARRIWDAIYSENCPNHSHGETLQEKNLLYKLISGLHSSISIHIAADYLLDETTNLWGQNLGLMHDRVLRYPDRVRNLYFTFLFVLRAMRKASAYLEQAEYNTGNHAEDLKTQSLMTQLLCNPKLQAACPLSFDEAKLWQGQSGPELKQQFQKQFKHISALMDCVGCEKCRLWGKLQILGLGTALKILFSVDDQNHTPLQLQRNEVIALVNLLSRLSVSFKLVNEIRPSAEKLMGGQISAAPVLENRPWQRIWEFMDRLRLRKSPL from the exons ATGGCAGAAAGCagagagaagaaagagagtAGGAGACAAGTGTGGAGGTGGTCTTTGGGGGCTCCTCTCCTTGCTGTCTTAGTGGCGACTGCAATCACCTCAATCGCTTTTCCCGAAATCTCGCTTTTTAACGGCAACACCAACGACAATCGGAAGTTCTGCCACTGTGCTCag GATTCGCGGAAATTCACTGGCATTGTTGAGGACTGCTGTTGTCATTATGAGACAGTTAGTCTTAATGAGGAAGTCTTGCATCCTCAGCTCCAAGAACTTGTCACAATGCCCTTCTTCCGATATTTTAAG GTTAAGCTGCGGTGTAACTGCCCTTTTTGGCCTGATGATGGTATGTGCAAGCTGCGTGATTGCAGTGTTTGTGAATGTCCTGAAAGTGAATTTCCAGAACCTTTTAAGAGCCCATTTAAACGCACTCTTCAATCTGACAATTTAGCCTGTCAAGAGGGAAAGCCACAGGCTACAGTGGATCGGACACTAGATAGTAAAGCTTTCAGAGGTTGGATAGAAACAGATAATCCATGGACAAATGATGATGAGACTGATAATG CTGAGATGACATATGTAAATCTCCAATTGAACCCTGAATGTTACACTGGCTATGCTGGTCCGTCCGCCAGAAGAATATGGGATGCTATCTATTCAGAAAATTGTCCAAACC ATTCACATGGAGAGACTCTCCAAGAGAAAAATTTGTTGTACAAATTAATATCCGGTCTTCACTCCTCAATCTCAATCCACATAGCTGCTGATTATCTCCTTGATGAAACTACCAACCTG TGGGGCCAAAATCTTGGGCTGATGCATGATCGAGTTTTGAGATACCCTGATCGAGTTAGAAACCTGTACTTCACTTTCCTTTTTGTTCTCCGTGCCATGAGAAAA GCATCAGCTTATTTGGAGCAGGCTGAGTACAACACAGGTAACCATGCAGAGGACCTAAAAACACAATCCTTGATGACGCAGCTCCTTTGCAATCCCAAACTCCAAGCTGCATGTCCACTTTCTTTTGATGAAGCTAAGCTGTGGCAAGGCCAAAGTGGACCTGAACTGAAACAACAGTTTCAAAAGCAGTTCAAACACATTAG TGCCTTGATGGACTGTGTTGGATGTGAGAAGTGCCGGCTTTGGGGAAAGCTTCAGATTCTTGGTCTTGGCACTGCTTTAAAAATCCTCTTCTCTGTTGATGATCAAAACCACACACCT CTGCAGTTGCAACGGAATGAAGTGATTGCTCTGGTAAATCTGCTCAGCCGCCTCTCAGTATCTTTCAAACTTGTCAATGAAATCAGGCCTTCAGCTGAGAAGTTAATGGGAGGACAGATTTCTGCAGCTCCAGTTCTAGAAAACAGGCCATGGCAAAGAATATGGGAGTTCATGGATAGACTCCG GTTAAGGAAGTCACCATTGTAA
- the LOC117908680 gene encoding endoplasmic reticulum oxidoreductin-1-like isoform X3 — protein sequence MAESREKKESRRQVWRWSLGAPLLAVLVATAITSIAFPEISLFNGNTNDNRKFCHCAQDSRKFTGIVEDCCCHYETVSLNEEVLHPQLQELVTMPFFRYFKVKLRCNCPFWPDDGMCKLRDCSVCECPESEFPEPFKSPFKRTLQSDNLACQEGKPQATVDRTLDSKAFRGWIETDNPWTNDDETDNAEMTYVNLQLNPECYTGYAGPSARRIWDAIYSENCPNHSHGETLQEKNLLYKLISGLHSSISIHIAADYLLDETTNLASAYLEQAEYNTGNHAEDLKTQSLMTQLLCNPKLQAACPLSFDEAKLWQGQSGPELKQQFQKQFKHISALMDCVGCEKCRLWGKLQILGLGTALKILFSVDDQNHTPLQLQRNEVIALVNLLSRLSVSFKLVNEIRPSAEKLMGGQISAAPVLENRPWQRIWEFMDRLRLRKSPL from the exons ATGGCAGAAAGCagagagaagaaagagagtAGGAGACAAGTGTGGAGGTGGTCTTTGGGGGCTCCTCTCCTTGCTGTCTTAGTGGCGACTGCAATCACCTCAATCGCTTTTCCCGAAATCTCGCTTTTTAACGGCAACACCAACGACAATCGGAAGTTCTGCCACTGTGCTCag GATTCGCGGAAATTCACTGGCATTGTTGAGGACTGCTGTTGTCATTATGAGACAGTTAGTCTTAATGAGGAAGTCTTGCATCCTCAGCTCCAAGAACTTGTCACAATGCCCTTCTTCCGATATTTTAAG GTTAAGCTGCGGTGTAACTGCCCTTTTTGGCCTGATGATGGTATGTGCAAGCTGCGTGATTGCAGTGTTTGTGAATGTCCTGAAAGTGAATTTCCAGAACCTTTTAAGAGCCCATTTAAACGCACTCTTCAATCTGACAATTTAGCCTGTCAAGAGGGAAAGCCACAGGCTACAGTGGATCGGACACTAGATAGTAAAGCTTTCAGAGGTTGGATAGAAACAGATAATCCATGGACAAATGATGATGAGACTGATAATG CTGAGATGACATATGTAAATCTCCAATTGAACCCTGAATGTTACACTGGCTATGCTGGTCCGTCCGCCAGAAGAATATGGGATGCTATCTATTCAGAAAATTGTCCAAACC ATTCACATGGAGAGACTCTCCAAGAGAAAAATTTGTTGTACAAATTAATATCCGGTCTTCACTCCTCAATCTCAATCCACATAGCTGCTGATTATCTCCTTGATGAAACTACCAACCTG GCATCAGCTTATTTGGAGCAGGCTGAGTACAACACAGGTAACCATGCAGAGGACCTAAAAACACAATCCTTGATGACGCAGCTCCTTTGCAATCCCAAACTCCAAGCTGCATGTCCACTTTCTTTTGATGAAGCTAAGCTGTGGCAAGGCCAAAGTGGACCTGAACTGAAACAACAGTTTCAAAAGCAGTTCAAACACATTAG TGCCTTGATGGACTGTGTTGGATGTGAGAAGTGCCGGCTTTGGGGAAAGCTTCAGATTCTTGGTCTTGGCACTGCTTTAAAAATCCTCTTCTCTGTTGATGATCAAAACCACACACCT CTGCAGTTGCAACGGAATGAAGTGATTGCTCTGGTAAATCTGCTCAGCCGCCTCTCAGTATCTTTCAAACTTGTCAATGAAATCAGGCCTTCAGCTGAGAAGTTAATGGGAGGACAGATTTCTGCAGCTCCAGTTCTAGAAAACAGGCCATGGCAAAGAATATGGGAGTTCATGGATAGACTCCG GTTAAGGAAGTCACCATTGTAA